The following coding sequences are from one Rutidosis leptorrhynchoides isolate AG116_Rl617_1_P2 chromosome 11, CSIRO_AGI_Rlap_v1, whole genome shotgun sequence window:
- the LOC139877877 gene encoding uncharacterized protein isoform X2 encodes MEIDQNKTIWNSNDTDSDSIVSATVGRVMTTVLTARPTKLIDSISRLQSSPNPNNQLTLSLEISLRILHKFVRDGAETEQPVDEILIPIIEHSLRSKDLKYKNQEMILLNWLFQDEVLFEVLIKNFCDILLMKEDHHVALGWCILARRLIDYDVTMSQLSVTGLKERYSGFLQQLCICSDHLLSLIKRGRVGLSYLLVFLLLLLIVL; translated from the exons ATGGAAATCGATCAAAACAAAAccatatggaattcaaacgatacAGATTCGGATTCAATAGTTTCAGCCACAGTTGGCCGTGTAATGACAACAGTGCTCACCGCTAGACCTACAAAGCTAATTGACTCAATTTCGCGCCTTCAATCATCCCCAAACCCTAATAATCAGCTAACTC TTTCATTAGAGATTTCGTTACGCATACTTCACAAGTTTGTTAGAGATGGAGCTGAAACTGAACAGCCAGTTGATGAGATTTTGATTCCTATCATTGAACAT TCATTGAGAAGTAAGGATTTGAAATACAAGAACCAGGAGATGATTCTACTCAATTGGCTATTTCAAGACGAGGTTCTTTTTGAAGTGTTAATAAAGAACTTTTGTGATATTTTACTGATGAAGGAGGACCATCATGTTGCTTTGGGCTGGTGTATTCTTGCACGCAGGCTCATAGATTATGATGTCACCATGAGTCAGCTTTCAGTAACCG GGTTAAAAGAAAGGTACTCTGGGTTCTTGCAGCAACTTTGCATATGCAGCGATCATCTGCTGTCTTTAATAAAAAGAGGGAG